The Heyndrickxia acidicola sequence TATTTCGGAAGCGTTCGTGCTGGAAACCGGTTCAGCATTAGAAGAGATTTCCGTCCTGCTGGCAGTCCAGACACTTCCTCCATCATATGCGCTGGACACTGATTGACTGCGCTGTCCTAGTGCACTGTCATACCATACAGCAGCAGGCGTGATGAGGGAGCCATTTACAATAAACCCCAGATTATACCCATTGTAATCATGGACTGCCCGGGAAACTAATTTTGAACAATACCATTTATCATTGCTGGTATAACTGGCTAACCAGCTGTACGGACCTGAATGGCTCAATGCATTTTTAACGACAGACGGCCCGCTAAATTTATACCCTTTTTTGTTAAAAAAGGTTAAGGATGCAGCATCATAAGCTTGAAAGTCTGATTGTTTTCCAGTCGTGATAACTGAGTTGGAGGAACCTCGGTCTGTAGATTCTACAATCGGCCCATCCCAACTTCCATTAGAATAAGAGGACCCTTGGGCCACGAGTGCAGTATGAGAAAACGCACCGTAATTGCATCCATTATCATATCCAAATAAAATATCCCCTTGGAGAGAAGGCGCTAAATCAAGGTGGTTGTAGTGTTTTGACCATGTCCCTGTCCAAAATGAATTACCATCCGTGCTGCTGTCTGCATGAGCAGATGGAGAGAAAGATAATGCAGCTATAAGCATCCAAAGTCCAAGAGTAATGCCCAACACTGTTTTTTTAAGTTTCATAATTCCCCTCTTTTTGTGAAAAATAGCAGTGGTGTTCTGCTATATCATATACCGCATCTGGAATTATGCGAATAATTAAAATAAATAATTTTACATTTTAAAAAATAATAAACGAAGGAAGAGCAATTCCCTCATTTTTGAAAGGAACAAGTCTAAATTTATAATTCCTGAGTATTATCATAGTAGAGAAGGAGGCGATGATATGGTGAAATCAATCGGAATTTTGGGCGTTGGCCAGGCGGGCGGGAATGTTGCTGAGATTGCCTCAACCATGGGCTTTCCAACCGCCCTTATCAATACGAATCAGCGTGATGGCTTAGTGAACACAAGAGTGGAGAAGAAGTATTTTGTGCCGGGATATAATGGAGCAGGGCAGGACCGCTCAATAGGGCTAAAAGCGATTCAGGATCACTATCTCGAGATCATTTCGTTTGTAAAGCAATCCTTTAAAGATATCAATCTGCTATTGGTGGCTTTTTCTACAGATGGGGGTACCGGGTCGGGTATGAGCCCGTTATTAATTGATTTATTAACAGACCAGCTGCCTGATATCAGTGTGGGTGCGATTGCGATTGTACCAGAGCGAAACGTGCTTGCGGGCAATCGAATCAATACAGCTGAATGTGTCCAGGAGCTTTCCAAAATAGAGGGGCTTGCTTCAGTATTTCTGGTAGACAATGATCAAGTGCGCAAGATGAATCCACAATCCAGCAAGCAGCAGATTTATGCTGCATCGAATCATCAGGTAATGGAGGCCATAAACAGCGTATTGCAGATTACACAGAAAAGCTCCTTTTACGGGAATCTGGATGAGACGGACCTTATTAATATTCTTAATACAAGAGGTGTTACGATCATCTCTTCAACCGTCGTTACAGACGCCAAATCCACTTCAGATGTGACCAGCAAAATCCATCGTTCCTGGGCCAATTCGATCTTTTGCCCTGTAGAATCAACAGGCGTTATTCGGGCCGGCCTTATTTTTGAAGGTCCTGAGCATTTCACCAAGCTGATTAATGTGCCGGCCATATTTGAAAGAGTAGGAGAACCGCTGCAATTATTTGAAGGAACCTATGTCACGGAAACGGACCCTACGATCACCACCGTTTTAGCCGGTCTGCCATTTCCTTCGCGCAGACTATTTGCTCTTGAGGAATCCCTCGAGAAAAACAAAGATCGTTTACAAACTCTTGTCAGCAATGAATACACCCAAAAGTACGAATCCCGCATCTCCTGGGCATCCAATTTAAAAATTAAAAAACCTGTAAAACAGGAAAGCTCCGTGTCTTCCAAGCTTTCAAAATACCAGAGATAGCCTTTGTGTTAATGAGGATTTGAGTATGACCGTGATAAGCTAACGGGTTCTGTTTCCTATCACAAAACTTGATTTTACAACTAAAAATGCATATCTATTCGCACCGTATATGCGGTGCGTTTTCCTTTAGAAAATCAAAATAGCCTAGTCCCCATTGAACTAAGCTAATTGTAGTGTTAATTGTGGAGCTTTTTCCACGAACGTACCCAGTTAGCATTCTTTGAAAAAAATAGGGCTCCTCAGTAAGATATGAGTATAGACACCACTCTAACTCACAACCTTAGGAGGAACCCTACTATGAAGTTTAAAATGCAAAACAAACAAAATCAACTGATAGAAAGAATTTCCGTTAAACATCTTGTTGTTGGCGTGGATATAGCCCAACAATTTCACGTGGCCAGAGCCGTAAATTTCCGTGGAATTGTAGTCGGTGATCCACTTACATTCAATAATAATGAAGAAGGATTTGCTAGTTTACTAAAATGGATTAAACATCTTCAAAGATTAAACATCTTCAAAGATTAAACAACCTAGATGAAGCTATTGTTGGGATGGAACCAACTGGACACTACTGGATCAATCTTTCAAAATGGCTTTCTAAACAAGATATTGAGGTTGTAACAGAAACCCTCATTTAGTAAAAAAGAATAAAGAAAACCGTGATAATACCCAGTCAAAAAGCGATAAAAAGGATGCTTTAGTTATAGCAGATATGGTGAAGAACGGTTACTACTCAGAGATTAGGTACACAACATAATCATTCGAAAAACTAAGGGTTCTTATGTCTAACCGTGATGTAGTAGTTAAACGCCTTGTTAGCTCTATCAATCAATTAAATCGGTGGGTAGATATTGTTTTTCCTGAGCTCCGACAGGTGTTTAAAGATATTAAGGCTAAGGGGGCAATCGCAACCCTCCGTTTATTTCCGTCCCCCATGGACTTAGAGACTATGCAGCCTCACGAGGTTATTGCAGGTTGGAAATCTATAATGAAAAGGCAGCCTGGATTAAAAAAAGCCCTATTACTCCTTCAATTAGCTAAGAAATCTGTCGGTACTAGACAAGCACTTGATGCATATAAATTTCATTTAGAACAGTTATTAGAGGAATATGATTTAGCTGTAACACAACTCGAAAGAGTTGAACAACAAGTTACCGAAGCGTTAAACAAAATTCCTTTCGCTAAGAAACTGCTTACCATCAAAGGAATTAGTGAAATATCTTTGGCTGGCATATTAGGTGAGGCAGGAGATTTAAGTGGTTTCTCCCACGGTAATTCTCTACTAAGGCATGCAGGATTGCATCTAGCTGAAGCAAGTTCAGGAAAGTGGAAAGGCCAAATTGTCATTTCTAAACGCGGAAGATCGAGATTGCGACGATTCCTTTACTTAGCAACAATGAGCCTTGTCATGAACAACCAAGAATTTAAAGCATTACATTCTCATAATGTTAAAGTAAAAAAATGAAGAAAATGAAATCCATTATGAAGCTAATTGGAAAGTTGGCAAGAATTTTTGTAGGTATTTCTCGACGTAATGAAATCTATTGTCCTGATAAACTTCAACCATTATCACCGTTGGCGGCCTAATAATTACAGAAGCGATGATTTTTCGTCCCCTTTAAGGATGGATATGTATAATATAAACTTGTTTTTACCGAATGTTGGCTTATTCGTAGGATTTCAAATATGTACGGAGTACCAGATTTCTTGCACGAAAGGGCACGGACCCATCAGTTTAGCATAACTGGCCTCCACCCCTTGGATAGGCATGACGAAGGAATGAGAGGGCGATTGACCCGTTGAGACATGGGAGGGAAAGCCTCCAGGGGCGGCGTGGAGCATGTACATTATATGGTAAATTGTGGAGTTACACTTTACTCCTCTATTTAACTATGCCTTCACGAAGCCTTAATGATCTGACCTCATTTCATTTAATTGTTATTCCTATATCAATGGTTATGAAATCCTGCGAAAAAGCGAGTATTCGGGAGAAAATCGTATTAAACTGAGGGAGTGGAAGAAGGATTTATTCAACACTTTATAGAAGATAGATTGGAAAACATTGTATTTTATAAGGTGTGTGAGACTGAATGGACGTAAATAGAAAAATATTTGAGGATAATATGGAGAAATACAAGGACCCAGCGATGTATGATTTGCAATATGAGAATTATTTAAAGGACCTTCCCCTGCTGCTTGAATGGGCGAGCAAGTTCCATTTGGGTACTGTACTCTTCACTCCCACTTCAAAAATCCAGCTGCGAGCTCAGATCGAGCTTCCGGCTCAGCGTCTGATAATTCACTGGCAAGTGAGCCTATTGGACATCCCCCTAGGCATTACCGGTCATTCTGAAGCTGTACGATTGCGTCACGCCAGGTTCGTAGCGCCTCCATGCTATCTAGATGGATCACCAAAGACTCTTGCATACTCATCACTTGTTCAGTCTGATAAATAATAACAGCATGAACTAGCTCTCGCTTTTCCTTGAAATAATGATATAACTGGGACGAGCTAACTTGAGCCTCTTTCTGAACGTCTTCCACGCGTGTACCAGCAACACCCTGTTCAAACATCAATTTGGCTTCGGCGGTAACAATTCGAGTACGAGTCTCTTCTCCCTTTTTCGTTAGCCTTCTTTTTAGTTTCTTAACTTCATTTTGTTTTTCCATACTTTTAGTATAACAAAAATGGAGTTGACAATCCAAAAAAATATCGTTAAGATTGATTTGCGAGAAAAATGGAGTAAACACTCCAAAAAAATTTTATTGTTTAATTAGCCAGAAATACTAAAATTAACTTAATCTCAAGGGAAGAGTTTTAATGCTGGGAGCAACAGAGGTACGAGTTGTGCTTAGCTTGATGGGTATTGGGTGGTACCCCTATCTGAAATTCCTTCTTTTTATATCATCCTACTTCTATGATGAAAATCACTCGTCTAGTTGACGAAAGAAGTAATCTGCAGGAGCTATATTCTCGACTGTGATCCTCAAAAAATAACCTTGACAGATATAAAGAAATTTCAAAAGAAGCCATTATATAAATACTGCAACTTCGCTGTTTAATTCCAAAGAATTATCTGGATGATTCTTTGACTCCACTAGGGATTTTTTGTGAAAATGTCCAGGAATTATGCCCATTTCCTTGTGGTTTTGATAATTAATATAATATTTATGAAGGGTAGGTGAAAAAGCATGTTTAACGTCGAAATGTATAAAGGAAGCCGCCTTGAAAATTATGAACTCTTAAAAAAACAATTAAAGGCTTTATTATATGATGAGAAAAATCGAATTGCGAATTTTAGCAATACATCCGCACTTTTAAACCAATTTTTAGATCGTATCAATTGGGTAGGATTTTATTTAATGGACAGTAATGATGAACTTGTTTTAGGCCCATTTCAAGGTCTTCCTGCTTGTGTTCGGATTCCTCTTGGTAAAGGAGTTTGTGGAGCTGCTGCAATGAAAGGGGAGACCATCCGGGTAGATGATGTCAATCAATTCCCTGGTCACATTGCCTGTGATTCTGCAACCCAATCTGAAATCGTGATACCGATACTAAAAGAAGGGCAGCTCCTTGGGGTTCTTGATATTGATTCCCCAGAAAAAAATCGCTTTGATGAACTAGACCAAGTAAAGTTAAAAGAGATTGTAGACATCTTAATGGAATCTCTTTAAATGATAAAGAGCACATGCCCGACCGCACCGTGTTAGAAGATATTTATAAAGTTACACTAACGTTTTTTATCTAATTTTTTTTCAAGACCGATTGTTAAAAAAATCCTGTTCTTCCCTTATCAAAGCATAAATTTTCATTGATGCTGTTACAGCAGATGAGACATTCAAAAATTCGATGGTGTACGTCCAAGGTGAATAAGCTCAAATGCTACTGAGAAAATTTTTTAACTATCGTTTTGTTGAGAAGAATTATCGTTTAATTAGTTTTAATCATTGCTGTAAAAAGCAACTAAAAATTTTTATAGGAGGTTTTTTACGTGGAAAACTTAGCCAAAAGATTATTAAACTTATCAGAGGAATCAAAGAATAACTTCCCTCCTGATGTATTGGCGTTATTTGACAAATCTATTAAAGAAATTGAAGAAAATGATTTTGCAAAAGGGCTAAACGAAGGCGATAAGGCACCTGATTTTGATTTACCAAACGCAACAGGTATGAACGTGAAACTTTCAGAGGAGCTAAAAAAAGGACCTGCCATTGTTACATTTTACAGAGGAGGGTGGTGCCCTTATTGCAATATGCAATTAAGAGCGTATCAGCAAGTCCTTGATCAAATTCATGAAGCTGGTGCTCAATTATTTGCCATTAGCCCACAATCACCTGACGCATCACTTGACACGCAAGATAAAAATGACCTGACTTTCCAAGTATTAAGCGACGTAGGAAGTAAGGTTGCCACAAATTATAACCTGGCATACCGGTTACCGAATTACTTAATCAATTTGTATAAAACTATGGGAGACCAACTAAATCTTCCACAAATTAACGCAGACGAATCCTGGACATTGCCTGTAACAGGAACATTTGTTATTGATATGAACGGTGTGATTCGTCTCGCTCATTTGGATCCTGATTTCAAAAAGCGTCTTGAACCGAAAGAAATACATGATGTATTAAAGCAACTCCAAAAATAAAATTAGGATGTCGTGTAATCTATCCTTCTAGATGTTTATAAAGGAAAAAAGAAGTTACCTCGGCGTAACGGGTTCTAATACTGTCATATTTCCCAAAATTGCGTTCAATAATGTTTATAGACCTATACAAGGAATGGGGCTGGGACATAACTAGCAAAAAAACAAAAATGGTTCCACTCATTGATCTTGAATGAGTGGAACCATTTTTTGTTGAAACGCCCTCCGATTGGCATCATAACGCCCGATGCTAGAGCTAGCGGTAGTAGAATTAAACCAGTATCTAAAGCAGCGTAACCTAAGATTCGGTTTAGAACCACTAGGTTAAATAGGAAAAACTTACTGTCCTATAATCGGTTTTGAACGCTACGGAGGTCACTTTTTCTTTGGTAAGCTAAACCAGCTAATAGTTTGTCAATATTTTTCAATAAAAATTTTAAAAACCAAGTGATATACTAAAAATAGGCATGCCAAATAACCCTCCGTTAATCTAGAGTTGGAAGGTTTTACGTTATTTAGTTGGAATTAGATTCTAGGCTATATCTTGGAAAGTTGTTTTGCTTTTAAGTATGGCATAAATCCAATGTAAGAGCTTGTTTACACAGGCAATAACAGCTACTTTAAAAGGTTTGCCTTCTGCACGTTTCTTATCATAGAACTCCCGTAACTTCTTGTTTCGTGGAATGATTTCGTCGCTTGTTTTACTCTTACGACAGTCACGTATCGCACATCGAACAGCCATATATAAGGCGTGACGAAGCCTGCTGGATCCTCTTTTCGTGATTCGATTTTTCGTGGCGGTAAACTTACCAGATTCGAATACACTAGGATCCACACCAGCGAAAGCGACCAACTTTTTGGGATCAGTAAATCGATCTATCTCCCCAATTTCTGAAATGATCGTTGCCGCGATCTTTTCTCCGATACCAGGGATAGATTTGATAATAGTATATTCTTCAACTTCTTTAGCGAGGGCATCTATCTCTGACTCTAACTTGGATAGGTGCCCTTTGTATTGAAGAATGATGTTTATATACATACCGAGACTTAAAATATGACTCTGATAAACTGTTTTTTCAAACGGATTTCGTTCTGCTGCAGCCTTTAGTTGAATAGCTTTTTCTTTAGCCCATCGAGAGGAACGACTTTTACATAATTCATTTATTTTGTCGGCAACAGTTTCTACACTTGCCTCCAATATATCTTGAGATGAGGTAAACGTTAAAAGAGTCAATAATGATACTATCGAATATAAGTCACCAAAAACACCTCTGTATTCAGGGAAGACCTGATCCAGAATGGCTTGAAATTGTAGTTTAGTTTGAATCAATACCCCAGTAATATTCTCATGCTGTCTAGTAAGGTTCCGAAGGTTTAAAAGTTGAACTCCTCGCTTTTTATACGGCTCAAGGTCCTCTTTATAAAATAGCTCGCAGAGATGGTATGCATCAATCGCATCTGTCTTTACTTTCCGAAGGCTTGAACTTTTAGCCTTATAAGAAATCAATGGATTAATGATTATCAATAAATATCCACGGTCCTCCAAGTATTGAACAACAGGGGAGTGATAGTGCCCGGTTGCTTCCAGTACGATGGGTGGCTTTTGGCCTGTTTCATTCTTCACCTCCTCCAGAAACTCTACAAGTAAACTAAGACCCTCCAAGTTATGAGAAACCTTAAAACTCTTACGAAATGGTTTGCCTTTCTCTAAAAAAGCCTGAACCTGACTTTCTCCTTTTGATACATCCAGACCGACGACTGGATTCATTTTCATTCCTCCTAAGCATTCATATTTACCAGTGCCCCTAAATCCTCCCTGCAGTGTCACAGCTTCGCTTGTTATGCGAGATCGATGTCCCAACCAGCCTCAATCATGTTTCTACAAGTAGGGGGTGAACGGTTTAGCTGACGGGGTCTAAGCCCCACGGGCAGTTACGTTCTACCCTGGCTACTGATATAATAAGACCAAAATAAATAAGGTCAACCAGAAATATTTAGCATTCTGGTTAACCTTATAATACGAACGGGCAGGTTAGTGGAAGAAGGAATGGTATTATAATTGTATCTAAAAGATGCAAAATGAGTCTTATTGAGAGGGGAAATTATGCTTGAATAAAACTCAAGTAAATGTTTATTTCAGCTTGTATGGAGATGACTTTCCAATAGATGACGTTACTAAAAAGTTAGAAGTAATGCCTACTGAAGCTTATAAAAAAGGTGATTTAATTCCCAATCGTTCCACTGTTCGTTACAGAAAAGAGACGAGTTGGGATTTAGGAACAGGCTACCAACTTTCACGTGATGTAAATGACCAACTCCAAGAAATTGTAGGTAAAATACAAAATAAGTCATCAACGATTAACGAAATTAAAGAGACATATTCTGTGGAGTGTAAATTCTTTATCGTTGTCAAAATAGAGCAGGGAAATACCCCTGCTTTTTATCTGGATAAAGACACCATCAAATTCGCTTCCACTATTGAAGCTGAATTTGATGTAGATTTGTACTCTAATCCTTATGAAAGTGATATTGCCAAATAAAAAAGAGAAAACTTTTTTCCACTAATGGTTGCTTGTGTTAAACAGTGGGGTTGCCCGCGGTAGCCTTTTTCTTATGTTACTAACGGGGCAGTTTTGTGCAACATTGTTGTGATCAAAAAAATTCAGATTTCCACTTGAATCTTACGTAACGTAATGACCTATAATGAACGTAACAGCATGATGAAACGCTGGCCAACGGCCAAAAAAATCGTACAAAATAAATTCGAAATCGGAGGAGAAACGAACATGAGAAAACTAGTATTGTTCATGCATGTGTCACGGACGGGTATGCGTCGGATTCGAACGGAAGACTCGATTGGATTCCGTACAACGAGGAATTTGAGAAATACGCTGAGGAGGTCGTAGCCGAAGTAGGAGTTCCCGTTTACGGACGGACGACGTATCGCATGATGGAGAGCTACTGGCCCACAGTGCTGGAAGATCCGAATGCAACGAGGCATGAAAAGGAGCATGCCAAATGGCTCCAGGATGTTAAGAAGATCGTCATTTCCGGCACGATGGACAAGGTGGAATGGAACAATACAATGCTGATCAAGGACAATATCGCAGAGGAAATCAAGGTACTCAAGGAGCAACCCGGCAAAAATCTCGTTATCTTCGGCAGCCCGGGAGCGGCGAAGACGCTGCTTAAGCTCGGCCTGATTGACGAATTCCTGCTTACAATTTGTCCGGTCGTCCTGGGTGGCGGAAAATCGGTTTTCGACGGCGGCGGTGAGAAAATCAGGCTCAAGCTGCTGTCCAGCCGAACGCTCAAGTCGGGCATTATCGCGGCTCGCTATGAGTTGGAGAAATAGCCGTACAAGGTATTCCGGTAACGGAAAACGATAGCTTAATAAACCGCCCTTAACGGGGCGGTTATAGTTTTGGCTGAAAATCAATATTGAGAATTAACATAGTCTTGTAATAAAATAATGGTTGTGCAACTAACGGGTGCGTTAGTTTAATAAGTAATATTCGGAACCGAAAAGACTGATTAAGCTTAATCGGTCTTTTCTCGTTTCTATTGCATATAAATTATGTCGTTTATCGTTATAAGTTTTTTTAGTGATATCGAGTCGCTAAGCAGACGTTATCGAATCCTTTCCTGCACACCCAATTCGCATACGTTTTAACATACCAATTCGCAGGAGTATGTTGTCTATCAGACTCTTGTGAATTGGTATGCGAATTATAGTGCGAAATGGTGAGTTAAATTATCAATTTTCCTTTTATATCAATAAAAATAAAAGGTCTAATTCATTTGCGAATTAAACCTCTATTTATAATGTTATTTCACTGTTTGTACTCCAAAACCGAACCCGTTAGTAGCAATTGCTCAGTTTTTTATTTGTCACTAACCTGCTTTGTTAACGCAAGCAGAAAACAGCTCCCAATACTGGCAGCCGTATAGTCCACTTAAAGGTACCTCGTATGCTGTATTTGTTCCACATTCATCTATATGTCGGATAAGTGACTTTAACTATTGCTCGTGGGGTCATTTTTAACAACCTTTGTACCTTTACTTATATAGGGTTTTGCACTCTTTTTTTTGTTTGCACTAGCTTGCCAACGATTCCAGCCCTTCTTGTCTGTTCCTCTCCCTGTACCGCCTTTTCCTTTAGCTTTACTCATAAAATCACTCCATTATTATTCTAAATTGATTTACCTATCGAGTTAGTTTTAGTCATTTTACCCGGTTATTAACCAAGCATCTTGCAATAAACAATATCCTTCCACACTCCCATACTAATGTGAAAAAAAGATTCCAATAATGGTTATTGTCACTGAAATTCTGAATCGGCATTTGCTGCTATAGAAAGAATGCGGGATGATTATAGACCTCTGCTATTCTTTTTCTATGACTAATTTAGGAATATCTCGAAATATATCTAAAGGGGCTTACCCCAATTACTATTTCCTTGGAAGCTCTAAAAAATTTTCCGGCTGCTCCATTGATATAAATTACTTTTAATTGTGAATGAACAATCAATGGCTCTTATGCAAACTCGATTATTCCCTTGTAATGAATATCTGAAATCCTTCAAACATTTTCACTCCCTAAAAAAGGGTAAACCATTTTCTCTATTACCACAAGCTTCTAGGAAGAGTATAACGATGGTTTCCAACCACAATTTTTTCGCTAACCTATCAAATTTCCCCTAAGTACAAGTATATAATGATTAAAAGAAATCAACGAAGCCGCAAGAGTTTGCAAGCTTTTTCATTTTCTGTTATGATAAAAAAGAATTATTTTTGTTCGGTGTAAAGGATAGGATAAGTATCGACTTTTCGTCTTGATGATCACTTTGGGCAAGGATAGTAACACATTGTGTGGTTACACACTAGGAGGCAACAAAAATGGAACAAGGTACAGTTAAATGGTTTAATTCAGAAAAAGGTTTTGGTTTTATCGAGCGTGCTAATGGAGGCGACGTATTCGTACACTTCTCAGCTATCCAAAGTGAAGGCTTCAAATCTTTAGACGAAGGTCAAAAAGTAACATTTGACGTTGAGCAAGGACCTCGTGGAGATCAAGCTGCTAACGTTCAAAAAGCTTAATCTAAATAAAATTATACAAACAGGCCCTATTTAATAGAGCCTGTTTTTTTATGTATTTCTAGATTATTCTTTCTTAAATAAAAAAACCTACTCAACGATCGAGTAGGAATCTAAAACAGGTACTGTAAAATGTTTCTAAGCTTTAAAGGTTCACTACAGTATAACATATTGATTAACAATATACTGAGCTTTCATCCGCCATTCAAAAATTAATTTGAAAGTATGTATATTCCTATTGAGCTAACCTGCCCGTTCCATAAGAAAAAGGCTGCTGCCGCAGCAACCTGTCCTATTTAACATATGCACCCTTTAGTTTAAGTGCAATTCTTCACAAACTCTTGTTTTTTGTTCATAACTAACTGAAGTAAACGGCAGCTAAAAAATAAAAACTGTCTGCTATACAGACAGTGAAAGTTTAAACTTATAACACTGGTGGTCAATCTTTAATATTTTATTTTATCTTGTTGAGGTGGTTGCTCTTTCCATTTATTTTCAACCATTAGAGATTCAGCTTTTTTTGCTAATTTTGCAGTATCAACTATCAAATCCAAGTAATGTCTTTTTAAATCATTCCTCTGACTAGTAGCTAATGACGTAGCATAATCAGAAAGTCCAGCTGCCGATAAAATAGTTATTTGATACATCATCAATTTATCGGAAAACGGAGGGTGTGAGGAGCTAAAAACTTGTGTTTCTGTTGGCATAGGGGCAGAAAGGTCACTACCTGTTAAAAATTGTGTATGTTCATTAATAATTTTATCAGATAAATCTGCTGATTTTTGCATGAATTCACGAACTTCTTTATAATCTGCTGTTTGACCGAAACCTTTGGCTAACGCTTTGCCTATTACATTTGCTTCAATGTTTCCATATAAATGAGATATTTCAACTGCGTTTAAATATCTTTGGTTTCCAAACAAATTTATACCATTTAGATAATCTTTATCTTCAACAAAGTCCGATTTCTTCGGCGGTTCAATGAATGGGGGTCTTGTATATAACCCTTTATCTAACAAAACATCACTAACATCATCAAAAACTGTAGTTGCTTTTGATAAGCTATTCTTAAAATGTTCTCTAATATCTTTACGAGTAGACAATGTATACATTAAACCACAAGATACTACCATTACTCTTGATAAATTCTTTATGTACTTTAAAAAAAAGGAATCTGAAAATAGTCTCGGAGCATTAACATCAACATCCTGACTACCAAACCCTATTGGAATTGGAACATTTTCTGATTGTAATATCTGCTTAGTATTTTCCTTAAGATTTTCTACAATTTGAAAGGTCTTTTTAGAAACATCAATTACTTCAATATCTTCTGCTTTTGCAATAAAGTATTGCAAAACACAACTATTATGAGTGTGACCGATATATTCACTCCACAAGGAAGCCATTTCCGACGAAGTAAGTTTAACACTTTCAGGAGAACTCATTTAGAAAATCACTCCATTTTTAATGATTATTTTTTATTCTCTCACTTGCATAGGAATAATATCCCTACTTATTATTGTTATTTAAAACTCCTTAATAACTACATAAAAGAATTGACTTCCTATTGTACTAAACTGCTTCGTTTGTCGAATAAGAAATGGGATTGCCGCAGCAACCCCACTGTTTAACTCAAGCACCCGTTAATTGAATAAGAAGTAATTATATTTTCTTTTATTTTTTTATTAACTTAATTCGTAGTATAATTTCATAAAAACAAATATGAGCGGAAATAGGTGATTTAATGTTACCAAGAGCTATAAGAATAAAAGGATTCACAAGAGAAAATAGATATGAAATGATTGATTATGCAGTTAGCATTATATCAAAATGTGCTGGTTGGGTTACAAATCATACAATGTATTCAAATAAAATGATTGTCATAAACTTTGAAATAGAAGTTAGAGGGGTAAGAGAATTATTACAATTACTTAATCAAAATGGGCTTAAATTATTTGAAGAGAGCAATGAAATAGTTAAGAACTTTCAGGAAAATA is a genomic window containing:
- a CDS encoding DUF3231 family protein; protein product: MSSPESVKLTSSEMASLWSEYIGHTHNSCVLQYFIAKAEDIEVIDVSKKTFQIVENLKENTKQILQSENVPIPIGFGSQDVDVNAPRLFSDSFFLKYIKNLSRVMVVSCGLMYTLSTRKDIREHFKNSLSKATTVFDDVSDVLLDKGLYTRPPFIEPPKKSDFVEDKDYLNGINLFGNQRYLNAVEISHLYGNIEANVIGKALAKGFGQTADYKEVREFMQKSADLSDKIINEHTQFLTGSDLSAPMPTETQVFSSSHPPFSDKLMMYQITILSAAGLSDYATSLATSQRNDLKRHYLDLIVDTAKLAKKAESLMVENKWKEQPPQQDKIKY